A stretch of Haemophilus influenzae DNA encodes these proteins:
- a CDS encoding DUF3800 domain-containing protein yields the protein MSKTYIVYLDEFGHIGPYLSSTHPKHNTHPAFGLGGFVLPINAVRPFSSFFFELKLKLFENFDIKQAKEKARSKGERFQLSTWEKKGSKQYSVINLKKYKQLIVESTSRIINRITSKGGFLFYVGEAKFRNPEQHNPQEVYKSSLTEIIKRLDDEFHSEEAHFLIFMDDSEGSADLVKRSIYEMHQNGRYQLIEAPMQVDSELYQTIQCADWLCAIYGKIAYYQIEPEAKPDYELFVRYFGDKIARAQKRSNVRNNLPKPASKEKLLKLKDKFDNRCCKYSK from the coding sequence ATGTCTAAAACCTACATCGTCTATCTTGATGAATTTGGTCATATAGGCCCTTACTTATCATCAACTCATCCAAAACATAACACTCACCCTGCTTTCGGTCTTGGTGGTTTTGTCTTACCTATTAACGCTGTTCGCCCGTTTTCCTCATTCTTTTTTGAGTTAAAGCTTAAGTTATTTGAAAATTTTGATATAAAACAAGCGAAAGAAAAAGCAAGAAGTAAAGGCGAGAGATTTCAATTATCCACATGGGAAAAGAAAGGCTCTAAACAATATTCAGTGATCAACTTAAAAAAATATAAACAACTCATTGTTGAATCAACTTCAAGAATAATTAATAGGATAACGTCAAAGGGCGGTTTTTTATTTTATGTTGGTGAGGCTAAATTTAGAAACCCAGAGCAGCATAACCCACAAGAGGTTTATAAATCTAGCCTAACAGAGATAATAAAAAGATTAGATGATGAATTTCATTCTGAAGAAGCACATTTTTTAATCTTCATGGACGATAGCGAAGGAAGTGCTGATTTGGTGAAAAGGTCAATATATGAAATGCACCAAAACGGAAGGTATCAACTTATAGAAGCTCCTATGCAAGTAGATAGCGAGCTTTATCAAACGATTCAGTGTGCTGACTGGCTATGTGCAATTTATGGCAAAATTGCCTACTACCAAATAGAACCTGAAGCTAAACCGGACTATGAATTATTTGTTAGATATTTTGGTGATAAAATTGCCAGAGCGCAAAAGCGAAGCAATGTTAGAAACAACTTGCCGAAACCAGCATCGAAAGAAAAATTATTAAAACTAAAAGATAAATTTGATAATCGTTGCTGTAAATATTCAAAATAA
- a CDS encoding DUF7666 domain-containing protein, producing the protein MAEENKEIIAYKGFKQDWTCRGYQYEVGKTYEHKGNVKACESGFHACEYPLDVLSYYSPAVSKFAVVKMSGETSKDSDDTKIASAKITIETEINLPEMIKKAVEWIKGKVDWDAAKVSNTGDQSAATNTGYRSVATNTGYRSVATNTGDQSAATNTGYWSAATNTGDRSAATNTGYWSAATNTGYRSAATNTGYWSAATNTGDQSAATNTGYWSAATNTGYRSAATNTGYWSAATNTGYQSAATNTGYRSVATNTGDQSAATNTGDQSVATNTGDQSAATNAGDQSVAEVSGKQSIAVALGWQSKAKASINGAIVCVYRNHDGELIHIKASKVGENNIKADTWYTLDEIGEFVEVKDD; encoded by the coding sequence ATGGCTGAAGAAAACAAAGAAATTATAGCTTATAAAGGGTTTAAGCAAGACTGGACTTGTCGAGGTTATCAGTATGAGGTAGGCAAAACGTATGAGCATAAAGGTAATGTTAAGGCTTGTGAGAGTGGATTCCACGCCTGCGAATACCCGCTTGATGTGCTTAGCTATTACAGTCCAGCGGTAAGTAAATTTGCTGTAGTTAAAATGAGCGGCGAAACATCAAAAGATAGTGATGATACAAAAATTGCATCTGCAAAAATCACGATCGAAACCGAAATTAACTTACCGGAAATGATAAAAAAAGCCGTTGAATGGATAAAAGGTAAAGTTGATTGGGATGCTGCCAAGGTGTCCAATACAGGCGATCAGTCGGCAGCGACTAATACAGGCTATCGGTCGGTAGCGACTAATACAGGCTATCGGTCGGTAGCGACTAATACAGGCGATCAGTCGGCAGCGACTAATACAGGCTATTGGTCGGCAGCGACTAATACAGGCGATCGGTCGGCAGCGACTAATACAGGCTATTGGTCGGCAGCGACTAATACAGGCTATCGGTCGGCAGCGACTAATACAGGCTATTGGTCGGCAGCGACTAATACAGGCGATCAGTCGGCAGCGACTAATACAGGCTATTGGTCGGCAGCGACTAATACAGGCTATCGGTCGGCAGCGACTAATACAGGCTATTGGTCGGCAGCGACTAATACAGGCTATCAGTCGGCAGCGACTAATACAGGCTATCGGTCGGTAGCGACTAATACTGGCGATCAGTCGGCAGCGACTAATACAGGCGATCAGTCGGTAGCGACTAATACAGGCGATCAGTCGGCAGCGACTAATGCAGGCGATCAGTCGGTAGCGGAAGTATCTGGCAAGCAATCTATAGCTGTTGCGCTTGGTTGGCAATCTAAAGCTAAGGCGAGTATTAATGGTGCTATTGTTTGTGTATATCGCAATCATGATGGCGAGCTAATCCATATCAAAGCATCAAAAGTCGGTGAAAATAACATCAAAGCTGATACTTGGTACACGTTAGATGAGATAGGTGAGTTTGTTGAGGTTAAAGACGACTAA
- the rdgC gene encoding recombination-associated protein RdgC produces MYWFRNAIIYQLTKQIDFENIEKQLKECEFTPCGSADVSHFGWSAPLVTSENLAHQANGKILLVAKREEKILPVEVVNRELNKRITALEEKEQRKLKKVERSSLKDDVIATLLPQAFSRIKTTALYIDTLKQLIFVDTASSKTAEDVLALLRKSLGSLPVVPLAFNCAPCEVMTRWVTDTAPDWLILRKEVEIREKEDLGVIHCKQKDIEDEEIIDLVQNGLISKLALEWENNLKFILVEDGTLKRLKFDDNITEQNDDIVKEDVTARFDVDFVLMASVLGKTVDSLIKEFGGIRDRL; encoded by the coding sequence ATGTACTGGTTCAGAAATGCAATTATTTACCAATTAACAAAACAAATAGACTTTGAGAATATCGAAAAACAACTCAAAGAATGTGAATTTACTCCGTGTGGTTCAGCAGATGTTAGCCATTTCGGTTGGTCTGCTCCGCTCGTCACCAGCGAAAATTTAGCACATCAAGCGAACGGAAAAATCTTACTTGTAGCTAAACGAGAAGAGAAGATTTTGCCTGTGGAAGTTGTGAATCGTGAACTCAATAAACGAATCACTGCACTTGAAGAAAAAGAACAGCGAAAATTAAAGAAAGTAGAACGATCATCTTTAAAAGATGATGTGATAGCTACCCTACTTCCGCAAGCGTTTTCTCGTATCAAAACGACCGCACTTTATATCGACACGTTGAAACAACTTATCTTTGTTGATACAGCATCAAGTAAAACAGCCGAAGATGTACTTGCACTTTTGCGTAAATCGCTTGGCAGCTTGCCAGTAGTACCGTTGGCGTTTAACTGTGCGCCGTGTGAAGTAATGACAAGATGGGTTACAGATACTGCACCTGATTGGCTAATCTTGCGTAAGGAAGTGGAAATCCGCGAAAAAGAAGATCTTGGCGTTATCCACTGTAAACAAAAAGATATTGAAGACGAGGAAATTATCGATCTTGTTCAAAATGGCTTGATCTCTAAACTCGCGCTTGAGTGGGAAAACAACCTTAAATTTATCTTGGTTGAAGATGGCACGCTTAAACGCCTGAAATTTGACGACAATATCACCGAGCAGAACGATGATATTGTAAAAGAAGATGTAACTGCTCGTTTTGATGTAGACTTTGTCTTAATGGCGAGCGTGCTTGGTAAAACAGTGGATAGCCTAATAAAAGAATTTGGCGGGATTAGGGATAGATTATGA
- a CDS encoding antiterminator Q family protein codes for MRKFSELSELTIEQEEFVDRYMYQWGAWVRSGRLDKPQLNIIAKLMQSVIPAEPNEPICDDETGFMISQTIEMFFKKNDQILHFIVFAYYVNKRTINFIAEHLHGKSKAKEMRPCAGKSNVRVPSFRTIYREVEKEIHFAKAIIHELLITCFIIQRTSRERATNIKKIKITY; via the coding sequence ATGCGTAAATTTAGCGAATTATCAGAACTAACGATTGAACAAGAAGAATTTGTTGACCGTTATATGTATCAATGGGGTGCTTGGGTGCGCAGCGGTAGGCTTGATAAACCGCAATTAAATATTATTGCAAAACTAATGCAATCAGTCATTCCTGCAGAGCCAAATGAACCAATTTGCGATGATGAAACTGGGTTTATGATTAGTCAAACCATTGAAATGTTTTTTAAGAAAAATGACCAAATCTTACACTTTATTGTGTTTGCTTATTATGTAAACAAAAGAACAATCAATTTTATAGCAGAACACCTACACGGCAAATCCAAAGCTAAGGAAATGAGACCTTGTGCAGGTAAATCTAACGTAAGAGTGCCAAGTTTTAGGACAATCTATCGTGAAGTCGAAAAAGAGATACACTTTGCAAAAGCAATAATTCACGAACTGCTTATAACTTGCTTTATTATTCAGAGAACTAGCAGGGAACGTGCAACAAATATCAAAAAAATCAAAATTACATATTGA
- a CDS encoding XRE family transcriptional regulator — protein sequence MKTLGERVKARRMELGITQKELGDLVGISQNSITKIENGGNTIHIAKLASALGVSVAWLSIGVGDRDDDIVDNSGLDKQLVSSEPDLLHKHRIDYYDVRAAAGLNGFENSDYPEIISSLFLTDEGIAQLVGKKSADGICLVNVPTDSMDPTIRKGDIVFLDTKVNAYCGDGIYAFAIDGALFIKRIQKMIGGGYRMISDNEIYPPEQISDDVCENAKFIGRFIRTIHIEAVNL from the coding sequence ATGAAAACTCTAGGCGAACGTGTAAAAGCTAGACGAATGGAGCTTGGTATTACTCAAAAGGAACTTGGGGATCTAGTTGGAATTAGTCAGAACTCAATCACTAAGATTGAAAATGGCGGAAATACAATACATATAGCGAAACTTGCCTCTGCTCTTGGCGTTAGTGTTGCTTGGTTAAGCATTGGCGTTGGTGACCGTGACGATGATATTGTTGATAATAGCGGTCTTGATAAGCAGCTTGTAAGCAGTGAGCCTGATTTGTTACACAAGCACCGCATTGATTACTATGATGTAAGAGCGGCGGCAGGATTGAACGGATTTGAGAACTCTGATTACCCTGAAATAATCTCTAGTCTATTTTTGACAGATGAGGGCATTGCTCAATTAGTGGGTAAGAAGTCGGCAGATGGAATTTGCCTTGTAAACGTGCCAACAGATTCAATGGATCCTACTATTAGAAAAGGCGATATTGTGTTCCTTGACACTAAAGTAAATGCTTATTGTGGCGATGGCATATATGCTTTTGCTATTGACGGTGCATTATTCATTAAACGTATTCAGAAGATGATCGGAGGCGGTTATCGTATGATTTCGGACAATGAAATATATCCACCAGAACAGATAAGCGATGATGTGTGCGAAAACGCTAAATTCATTGGTAGATTTATCCGCACTATCCATATAGAGGCAGTAAACCTTTAA
- a CDS encoding YegP family protein: MYFQIFKGVNNQWYWRLKAANHEIIAVSEGYTTKQNCLHCIHLVMDTNRNTPIYES, translated from the coding sequence ATGTATTTTCAAATATTTAAAGGTGTAAATAATCAGTGGTATTGGCGACTAAAAGCCGCTAATCACGAAATCATTGCCGTTAGTGAAGGTTATACAACCAAACAGAACTGCCTACATTGCATTCATCTTGTTATGGACACTAATCGCAATACACCAATTTATGAATCTTAG
- a CDS encoding helix-turn-helix domain-containing protein, with protein sequence MSMRLMVQAMNCKVGNPARKLVLLKLADNANDDGICFPSYQYIADKCEMSKRSAISHIDDLIKMGLVTKKARKNKDGSSANLYLLHLEQGSEKSALGGENISLGSEIFALGGSEKFAPITSHSLEPVNEPKKTTQKSESEILLERFGITGQLAKDFITHRKTKRGAISETQLSRLQKQADKAGISICEVVEICIERNWQGFNASWDWRDEKLRPNSPHLGQSHRNKPKFDDTQTGWSAGMNFIVDGTQWQIP encoded by the coding sequence ATGAGTATGCGATTAATGGTTCAAGCAATGAATTGTAAGGTTGGCAATCCTGCTAGAAAACTTGTGCTTTTAAAACTAGCTGATAATGCCAATGATGATGGAATTTGTTTCCCAAGTTATCAATACATTGCCGATAAATGCGAAATGTCAAAACGTAGCGCGATTAGTCACATTGATGATTTAATCAAAATGGGATTGGTCACCAAAAAAGCGCGAAAAAATAAAGATGGTTCAAGTGCAAATTTATATCTTTTACACCTTGAGCAGGGTAGTGAAAAATCTGCACTAGGGGGTGAAAATATTTCACTAGGTAGTGAAATATTTGCACTAGGGGGTAGTGAAAAATTTGCACCCATAACCAGTCACTCTTTAGAACCAGTCAATGAACCTAAAAAAACTACGCAAAAAAGCGAATCTGAAATTTTGCTTGAGCGGTTTGGCATAACAGGACAGCTTGCTAAAGATTTTATTACGCATCGTAAAACCAAGCGAGGGGCAATTAGCGAAACGCAACTTAGCCGTTTGCAAAAACAAGCGGACAAAGCAGGAATTTCGATTTGTGAAGTGGTGGAGATTTGCATCGAACGCAATTGGCAGGGATTTAACGCATCTTGGGATTGGCGTGATGAGAAGCTGCGACCAAATTCACCGCACTTAGGGCAATCACACCGCAACAAACCCAAATTTGACGATACGCAGACAGGCTGGTCTGCAGGAATGAATTTCATAGTGGACGGTACACAATGGCAAATTCCATAA
- a CDS encoding P22AR C-terminal domain-containing protein codes for MTSNAERFKFTDEHIAFIRLHWDKKPSDLIKLFQQQFDLLINRNVFYKLKKKHNIPSLKHANRYSKEELAFIKANCTLNERILAQKMEVYFNKPFNPHALKVLRVKRQWLTGRSGRFEKGENLKPIGFERYCKNAKCWLIKASIKRYERKSHYLWRKAGRKIPRGHIIDYKDGNSRNCTLENLELISRVEMAWRKKLQYHQLNDEIKPTFSAFVKLKEGINQRKKEKDMEENQSPNIATQEPTTFTFEFTEHELQTMAWAWFALLRGTELCQVLHPALKQIGSHYAASVYDIAYEYRSTLRHAHNVLTRITEQFECEQGNNWRVLKYLRAYDPKKTGFQLEIL; via the coding sequence ATGACCTCTAATGCGGAACGATTTAAATTCACCGATGAACATATTGCGTTTATTCGCTTACATTGGGATAAAAAGCCATCTGATCTAATTAAATTGTTTCAGCAACAGTTTGATTTATTAATAAATCGTAATGTTTTCTATAAATTAAAAAAGAAACACAATATTCCAAGCCTTAAGCATGCTAATCGTTACAGCAAAGAAGAACTTGCGTTCATTAAAGCGAATTGCACGTTAAATGAAAGAATCTTGGCTCAAAAAATGGAAGTTTATTTCAATAAACCATTTAATCCACACGCGTTAAAGGTTTTGCGCGTGAAGAGACAATGGCTAACCGGACGAAGCGGTCGATTTGAGAAAGGTGAAAATTTAAAACCGATTGGCTTTGAGCGATATTGTAAAAATGCAAAATGTTGGTTAATAAAAGCAAGCATTAAACGTTATGAACGGAAATCGCATTATCTCTGGCGCAAAGCCGGTAGAAAAATTCCGCGTGGACATATTATTGATTACAAAGACGGCAATTCAAGAAATTGCACCCTTGAAAATCTCGAATTAATTTCACGTGTTGAAATGGCTTGGCGAAAGAAATTACAGTATCACCAACTCAATGATGAAATTAAACCCACCTTTTCCGCCTTTGTAAAACTCAAAGAAGGCATAAATCAACGTAAAAAAGAGAAAGATATGGAAGAAAATCAATCCCCCAATATTGCCACGCAGGAACCGACAACATTTACGTTTGAATTTACCGAACACGAATTGCAAACAATGGCGTGGGCGTGGTTTGCTTTATTGCGTGGCACGGAACTTTGCCAAGTGCTTCACCCCGCACTAAAACAAATTGGTTCGCACTACGCTGCTTCCGTTTATGACATAGCTTACGAATATCGCAGTACTCTCCGTCACGCCCATAACGTATTGACACGCATTACAGAGCAATTTGAATGCGAGCAAGGAAATAACTGGCGCGTATTAAAATATCTTCGCGCCTACGATCCTAAAAAAACGGGTTTTCAATTAGAAATTCTATAA
- a CDS encoding antA/AntB antirepressor family protein: MTNLIPISNNHISGNEVKTVNARELHLFLDVSTRFSDWIQRRISEYGFVENQDFVVLLKNEKNPIGGRPSREWFISIDMAKELSMVERNEKGKQARQYFIEMEKVAKNQQKPTALIPQSFSEALMLAAQLQAEKERNAPKVAFVDHYVEVGTSKSFRETAKILKMPERALVNRLVEDKYLYRQSGVLLPYQSAHTKDLFTVKTGTAEHGHNYTQTRVTSKGIEFIASRYASELML; encoded by the coding sequence ATGACAAATTTAATTCCAATTAGCAACAATCACATTTCAGGCAATGAAGTTAAAACTGTGAACGCAAGAGAATTGCATTTATTTCTTGACGTATCCACGCGTTTTTCAGATTGGATCCAAAGACGAATTTCTGAATATGGATTTGTTGAAAATCAAGACTTTGTGGTTTTACTCAAAAATGAGAAAAACCCTATTGGCGGTCGCCCATCAAGAGAATGGTTTATTTCCATCGATATGGCAAAAGAATTATCAATGGTTGAGCGAAACGAAAAAGGAAAGCAAGCCAGACAATATTTTATTGAGATGGAAAAAGTTGCTAAAAATCAACAAAAACCAACTGCACTTATTCCGCAATCTTTTTCTGAGGCGTTGATGTTAGCCGCTCAGTTACAAGCAGAAAAAGAGCGTAATGCGCCTAAAGTCGCTTTTGTTGATCACTATGTGGAAGTAGGGACGAGTAAATCATTTCGTGAGACGGCGAAGATTTTAAAAATGCCTGAGCGTGCATTGGTCAATCGCTTGGTGGAAGATAAATATTTGTATCGTCAATCGGGCGTGCTTTTGCCTTATCAATCGGCACACACCAAAGATCTTTTTACGGTTAAAACAGGTACCGCTGAACACGGTCACAATTACACACAGACACGCGTAACAAGCAAAGGCATTGAATTTATTGCGTCACGTTATGCTTCGGAGTTGATGCTATGA
- a CDS encoding recombination protein NinB produces MSQYKPFFLRDQRIKNNCLDLIKELPTDDKKPLVVKIQPITRSLEQNSKLHALLSDISKQCEFNGKKRDIDTWKMIMVSAHKIATGGQAEMVIGLEGEVINLRESTAQMSVKRLASLIEYVQSWGVQNGVRFNDRWGFK; encoded by the coding sequence ATGAGCCAATACAAACCTTTCTTTTTACGCGATCAACGCATTAAAAATAATTGCTTGGATTTAATCAAAGAGCTGCCAACGGACGATAAAAAGCCGTTGGTAGTGAAAATCCAACCGATAACACGCTCACTTGAGCAGAACTCAAAACTTCACGCACTACTAAGCGATATATCAAAACAGTGCGAATTTAACGGTAAAAAGCGAGACATCGACACTTGGAAGATGATTATGGTATCGGCTCACAAAATTGCAACAGGTGGACAGGCTGAAATGGTAATCGGATTAGAGGGTGAAGTAATCAACCTACGAGAAAGTACCGCTCAAATGAGCGTAAAACGATTAGCAAGCCTTATCGAATATGTTCAATCATGGGGCGTGCAAAATGGCGTGAGATTTAACGATAGATGGGGATTTAAATGA
- a CDS encoding transcriptional regulator, translating into MNKTILKAIKIFKSQQALAAACGVSQNAVSKWLNGGSISLENALKIEKATNGKVKAEMFSKEFSSLLARN; encoded by the coding sequence ATGAACAAGACAATTTTGAAAGCTATCAAGATTTTCAAATCTCAACAAGCATTAGCCGCAGCCTGTGGAGTTAGTCAGAACGCTGTTAGTAAATGGCTTAATGGTGGCTCAATCTCTTTGGAAAATGCTTTGAAAATCGAAAAAGCAACCAATGGAAAGGTAAAAGCGGAAATGTTTTCAAAAGAGTTTTCTAGTTTATTAGCTAGAAATTAG
- a CDS encoding translocation protein TolB precursor, producing the protein MEMYQLKAKCSGLADLMVKPKSGNGISATAKSAVRKIVKYDLFGYQDFEGNKYTEKGIALEEQAIKLSGRKRGLPLKKNTERRENDWITGECDIYVPSRKLIIDTKCSWDIGSHPFFADEAEEKAKKAGYDAQMQGYMWLWDCSEAQIDFVLLPTPYEQLSSYDDPNRYIDLVEQIPQEKRITTVTIKRDEKIIEKIKERVEIAQEYYQQLIQEMR; encoded by the coding sequence ATGGAAATGTACCAACTCAAAGCTAAATGCTCTGGCTTGGCTGATTTAATGGTAAAGCCTAAAAGCGGTAATGGAATATCGGCGACCGCAAAAAGTGCGGTAAGAAAGATAGTTAAATATGACCTGTTTGGCTATCAAGATTTCGAAGGCAATAAATACACCGAGAAAGGTATCGCACTAGAAGAACAAGCTATTAAGTTAAGCGGTCGTAAACGTGGCTTACCACTTAAAAAGAACACGGAAAGACGTGAAAACGATTGGATTACAGGCGAGTGCGATATTTATGTGCCAAGTCGAAAATTAATCATAGACACTAAATGTTCTTGGGATATTGGCTCACACCCTTTTTTTGCTGATGAGGCGGAAGAAAAAGCTAAAAAAGCTGGGTATGACGCACAAATGCAAGGCTATATGTGGCTATGGGATTGTAGTGAGGCACAGATTGATTTTGTCCTCCTCCCTACCCCTTACGAGCAATTATCAAGCTATGACGATCCAAACAGATACATTGACTTGGTTGAGCAAATCCCCCAAGAAAAACGTATCACGACGGTCACAATTAAACGTGATGAGAAAATCATCGAGAAAATCAAAGAGCGAGTAGAAATTGCTCAAGAATATTATCAACAACTTATACAGGAGATGCGCTAA
- a CDS encoding recombination protein NinG: MAKEYKCKVCGKAFVKTFSSTQKVCSPECAIKLARDNAQKAQERAEKKKQRERKAKLKSRSEWLKEAQSAFNKFIRLRDKNEPCISCGRYHQGQYHAGHYRSVGACPELRFCELNVHKQCAPCNDHKSGNIIEYRINLVNKIGADKVAWLERQDHEPKKYTIEDCKAMIKYYKAKLRS, encoded by the coding sequence ATGGCGAAAGAGTATAAATGCAAAGTTTGTGGCAAAGCGTTTGTAAAAACCTTTAGCTCGACACAAAAAGTTTGCTCGCCTGAATGTGCGATTAAATTAGCCCGAGATAATGCGCAAAAAGCACAGGAACGAGCAGAGAAGAAAAAGCAAAGGGAACGTAAGGCTAAATTAAAAAGTCGTTCAGAATGGCTGAAAGAGGCGCAATCAGCATTTAATAAATTTATCCGTCTGAGAGATAAAAACGAACCCTGTATCAGTTGCGGTCGGTATCATCAAGGGCAATACCACGCAGGGCATTATCGGAGTGTGGGGGCTTGCCCTGAATTACGATTTTGTGAGCTAAACGTACACAAACAATGTGCACCCTGTAATGATCACAAAAGCGGAAATATCATTGAGTACCGAATCAATCTCGTCAATAAAATCGGTGCGGATAAGGTGGCTTGGTTAGAACGGCAAGACCACGAACCGAAGAAATACACCATTGAAGATTGCAAGGCGATGATTAAGTATTACAAGGCAAAATTAAGGAGTTAG
- a CDS encoding DNA-methyltransferase, with translation MKTELFNDHFQNYKRYHIPKAQLVIADIPYNLGNNAYASNPEWYVNGDNKNGESDKANSSFFDTDKDFRIAEFMHFCSKMLIKEPKERGKAPCMIVFCAFQQISMVIDYAKQHGFKNHIPLVFIKSSSPQVLKANMKVVGATEYALILYRDKLPKFNNNGKMIKNWFEWEKDNRKEIPKLHPTQKPIAVLKRLIEIFTDEGDVVIDPVAGSASTLRAARELNRPSYGFEIKKDSCKIAKEKMLNI, from the coding sequence ATGAAAACCGAATTATTCAACGATCACTTCCAAAACTACAAACGCTACCACATCCCAAAAGCGCAGCTAGTCATCGCCGACATTCCCTACAATCTCGGTAATAATGCTTACGCTTCAAACCCTGAATGGTATGTAAACGGCGATAACAAAAACGGCGAAAGCGACAAAGCCAACAGTAGTTTTTTTGATACAGATAAAGATTTCCGCATTGCCGAATTTATGCATTTTTGTTCAAAAATGCTCATCAAAGAACCGAAAGAACGCGGCAAAGCCCCTTGTATGATTGTGTTCTGCGCTTTCCAGCAAATCTCAATGGTGATTGATTACGCCAAGCAGCACGGCTTTAAAAATCACATCCCTTTGGTGTTTATTAAATCATCATCACCACAGGTGCTCAAAGCGAATATGAAAGTCGTCGGCGCAACAGAATATGCCTTGATTTTATACCGCGATAAACTGCCGAAATTTAACAACAACGGCAAAATGATTAAAAACTGGTTCGAATGGGAAAAGGACAACCGCAAGGAAATCCCTAAACTGCACCCGACACAAAAGCCCATTGCCGTGTTAAAACGCCTCATCGAAATCTTTACCGATGAGGGCGATGTAGTGATTGATCCAGTTGCTGGCAGTGCATCCACGCTACGCGCCGCACGAGAGCTTAACCGCCCGTCCTATGGCTTTGAAATCAAAAAAGACAGCTGCAAAATCGCAAAAGAAAAAATGCTTAATATCTAA
- a CDS encoding replication protein P, with amino-acid sequence MANSITQNQINTLPPERTQRAEETINWLFQELKSIFPGWRAAFETEADYLSAKKTWLRVLVREKITRPQLENGICEAEKSLDKFLPSVGLFVYWCKAYDYHALGLPNEAELYQRYNTFLGYARFNRDEFQYRSKVEFWLLKNLYEKCKKKSEEDTLKAIPKLLIEAAEKVRSNFPFEDIPKMIPVKPSFYDKAKADKARDSLMAMMKGVLQ; translated from the coding sequence ATGGCAAATTCCATAACACAAAACCAAATTAACACGCTCCCACCAGAACGCACACAGCGTGCGGAAGAGACGATTAACTGGCTCTTTCAAGAGCTTAAATCGATTTTTCCTGGTTGGCGTGCAGCCTTTGAAACCGAAGCGGATTATCTCTCTGCTAAAAAAACTTGGTTGCGTGTGTTGGTACGAGAAAAAATTACGAGACCTCAGTTGGAGAATGGGATTTGTGAAGCGGAAAAATCGCTTGATAAATTTTTACCTAGCGTAGGGTTGTTTGTTTATTGGTGCAAAGCCTACGACTATCACGCACTAGGTTTACCGAACGAAGCGGAACTATACCAACGTTATAACACTTTCTTAGGCTATGCCCGATTCAATCGGGATGAATTTCAATATCGTTCAAAAGTGGAATTTTGGTTGCTTAAAAATCTGTACGAAAAGTGCAAGAAAAAATCGGAAGAGGACACGTTGAAAGCTATTCCGAAATTACTCATAGAAGCGGCAGAAAAAGTGCGGTCGAATTTTCCTTTTGAGGATATTCCGAAAATGATTCCAGTAAAACCAAGTTTTTACGATAAAGCGAAGGCTGATAAGGCGCGCGATAGCTTGATGGCAATGATGAAAGGGGTATTGCAATGA